The following coding sequences are from one Triticum dicoccoides isolate Atlit2015 ecotype Zavitan chromosome 4A, WEW_v2.0, whole genome shotgun sequence window:
- the LOC119286349 gene encoding L-type lectin-domain containing receptor kinase IX.1-like, translating into MAEITPATACALLLVLCVCCHLPPPAASLFFNYSTFSSQDQKDFRIEGDASFSVGRIDVSANRIDGIGNSAGRVSYNAQPMLLWDKATGEVASFTTRFSFAIGIPNINNKGKGMAFFLAGYPSLLPYDSYGFDLGLTNQSTDATATGDSRFVAVEFDTFNDTQVSDPDATYDHLGIDVNSVRSVVTKSLPSFSLMGNMTALIQYDNVSSLLSLTLWLGDGRGRNYSLSSKVDLKSALPEQVAVGFSAGTSSSVELHQLSSWYFSSSLEPKAVTVAPPSPGPGSGSGSHSSGVIAGASAGATLFLVLVIVTAVILIRRRGNKKKKREVEEDDMGSEDEDGDPAVEIEMGSTGPRRFPYQELVDATRNFAADEKLGQGGFGAVYRGNLKEPGLAVAIKRFSKDSSMQGKREYTSEINVISKLRHRNLVQLVGWCHGRNELLLVYELMPNRSLDIHLHGKGTFLTWPMRMKIVTGLGSALLYLHEEWEQCVVHRDIKPSNVMLDESFGAKLGDFGLARFIDHAVGTQTMTAVSGTPGYVDPQSMITGRASAESDVYSFGVLLLEVACGRRPVSLLHDPAEKNGLFRLVEWVWDLYGRGALLDGADERLDGEYDKAEVERVMVAGLWCAHPDPSARPSMRAAMAVLQSKDGNQLPVLPASMPVPTYGPLVSLPSGLSSFSVTQSTSTSGYGTHTSTSSDVSTIGSKDSSSLLKHQYS; encoded by the exons ATGGCCGAGATCACGCCGGCAACCGCCTGtgctctcctcctcgtcctctgtgTTTGCTGCCACCTGCCTCCTCCCGCCGCTTCCCTCTTCTTCAACTACTCCACTTTCAGCTCTCAAGATCAGAAGGACTTCAGGATCGAAGGGGACGCCTCCTTCAGCGTCGGGCGGATCGACGTCAGCGCCAACAGGATCGACGGCATCGGCAACAGCGCGGGCCGGGTGTCCTACAACGCCCAGCCGATGCTGCTCTGGGACAAGGCCACGGGCGAGGTGGCGAGCTTCACCACGCGTTTCTCCTTCGCCATCGGCATCCCCAACATCAACAACAAGGGGAAAGGCATGGCCTTCTTCCTCGCCGGCTACCCGTCGCTCCTGCCGTACGATTCCTACGGCTTCGAcctcggcctcaccaaccagagcaCCGACGCCACGGCGACAGGGGACAGCCGGTTCGTCGCCGTCGAGTTCGACACCTTCAACGACACCCAGGTATCCGATCCCGACGCCACCTATGACCACCTCGGCATCGACGTCAACTCCGTCCGATCCGTGGTAACCAAGTCCCTGCCGAGCTTCAGCCTCATGGGGAACATGACCGCTCTCATACAGTACGACAACGTTTCCAGCCTTCTGTCCCTGACGCTGTGGCTCGGCGATGGCCGAGGCCGGAATTACAGCCTTAGCTCCAAGGTAGACCTCAAGAGCGCATTGCCGGAGCAGGTCGCCGTCGGCTTCTCCGCCGGGACGTCTTCGTCCGTGGAGCTACATCAGCTAAGTTCATGGTACTTCAGCTCGTCCTTGGAACCGAAGGCGGTCACCGTCGCCCCACCCTCCCCTGGGCCTGGCAGTGGCAGTGGCAGCCACAGTTCAGGAGTTATAGCGGGAGCGAGCGCCGGCGCGACACTGTTCCTGGTGCTCGTCATCGTCACCGCAGTAATCTTGATACGTCGTCGtgggaacaagaagaagaagcgAGAGGTCGAGGAGGATGACATGGGCTCGGAGGACGAGGACGGCGATCCGGCGGTGGAGATTGAGATGGGGAGCACGGGACCGAGGCGATTTCCGTACCAGGAGCTGGTGGATGCGACGAGGAACTTCGCGGCAGATGAGAAGCTCGGGCAAGGCGGCTTTGGCGCGGTGTACCGAGGCAACCTCAAAGAGCCTGGCCTCGCCGTGGCTATAAAGCGGTTCTCCAAGGATTCGTCGATGCAGGGGAAGAGGGAGTACACGTCAGAGATCAACGTGATAAGCAAGCTGCGGCACCGGAACCTGGTGCAGCTCGTCGGGTGGTGCCACGGCCGCAACGAGCTCCTGCTCGTCTACGAGCTCATGCCCAACCGCAGCCTAGACATCCATCTCCACGGCAAGGGCACCTTCTTGACATGGCCGATGAG GATGAAGATAGTAACCGGGCTGGGCTCGGCATTGCTGTACCTCCACGAGGAGTGGGAGCAATGCGTGGTGCACCGCGACATCAAGCCGAGCAACGTGATGCTGGACGAGTCCTTCGGCGCCAAGCTAGGGGACTtcgggctggcgaggttcatcgacCACGCCGTCGGGACGCAGACGATGACCGCCGTGTCGGGGACACCGGGCTACGTGGACCCGCAGTCCATGATCACTGGCAGGGCCAGCGCGGAGTCCGACGTTTACAGCTTCGGCGTCCTCCTGCTGGAGGTTGCATGCGGAAGGAGGCCGGTGAGTCTGCTGCATGATCCGGCCGAGAAGAACGGGCTGTTCCGGCTGGTCGAGTGGGTCTGGGACCTGTATGGTCGGGGAGCCCTTCTGGACGGGGCCGACGAGCGGCTCGACGGCGAGTACGACAAGGCGGAGGTGGAGCGCGTGATGGTCGCCGGGCTCTGGTGCGCGCACCCGGACCCGAGCGCGCGGCCGTCCATGAGAGCAGCCATGGCCGTGCTCCAGTCCAAGGATGGTAATCAGCTGCCGGTGCTCCCCGCCAGTATGCCCGTGCCGACGTACGGGCCGCTGGTGTCCTTGCCGAGCGGGCTGTCTTCGTTCAGCGTGACACAGTCGACGTCGACAAGCGGCTACGGCACACACACGTCTACTTCGTCCGACGTTAGCACGATCGGTTCAAAGGATTCGTCTTCGTTACTCAAACATCAGTACTCATAA